CTGCAACAAGACGTCGAGCACAATGCCCGCCATGCCTCTTGTATCGACGGTCGGAGGGCCGGTGAAGCAACGTTGGAACTGCACAACGAAAAGTCCAAGAGAGCGGCAGAAGTTGACTGGACTGACACAGTCTGTGTTTCGAGTTCGCCTGTGCTCTGCAGATATCTGCCGTCTGCCGGTGCCCACGAAACAATGAGAAGACGACAGCCAGCAGTTCAAGAGCGGGAAGCAAGGGTCACCCCGCAATGATTCGAATGGGTGGGAATAACGTAATCCACAAAACAGCAAGTTGATCAAACATCCACCGTTCATCTCTCTCTTCGAAGGGGACCACCGTTCATACCGAACCCAAACCCATCGTCTGAACTTTTGCTACGTATACTGCTGGTAGCTCCGCATGAATGAACATCAGCCAGAATAGCTCCGTCGTTTCAAAGAGCCACAGTTCTTGGCTGGCATTCGCCACGTAGCTTTTCGACTTCCGACCACCTACCATCTAGGTACTCGACGCATTATAGACTCATTTTGAATTGAACCCTTTGGATGGCATATCGATAGGTAAGGTGGATCTGACATCCTTCTTTCCAGAAGATTACCATTTTGGACATTTTGTTGTTAGATCACGTTGCATCTAGGTAGATACTTTGTAATCGACAATCATcatcgttgtcgttgttgcaTTTTGGGAGTTGACCGCATCGCCCTCCTGCCCGCTATGACATCCCCAAGCCGTCTTTGCAGATTTCCAGCAGCATGCAGATACACGGTCTCATTATTTTCATCCCTCGGTGCCTCGGTGCCTCGGTATAGGTTCATTGCGGCTTGCCGTCCCCCCCCTGACTTATCTTTGCATGCTTCCCTCACCTGAGGTCTCAGTTCTGgtccgcccctccccctttttttttggcttcaTCGTTGGAAAACAGCGGAAGTTATCTCGTTCAGTTGGTTGGTAATAATCCTCCCAGGCTCGTGAAATGGTCGGTTGTGATATCCGGTTTGGGACAGACGGCTGGTAAATATCATGAGgctctcctttttttttatctcgggtgtggctggtgggtgggtgagggagagttgTAGGAGAGAAGCGGCTCAAAAGCAGACAGAGGGACGCGGCAACTCAACGGCAGACTTCCCCCAGACCAGATCCGTGTTTTGGAATGGGAGATGCCGATCCAATCGCTGGTCGGTGTtgctctgctgctgcgcaTATCTATCCCGTGATCTTGGGAAGGCAAAGCAGTTTGTTCTGCGGCAGGGACTGGGGCtcgaggggaagggggggggatgcAAGAGCGGACATTCGGTTCAatgctttctttctttgctCTCTTGCCACcgctgggttggttggttaCCTCTACGGCGAAGTCCGTTCACACAGTTCGAGAAGGCAGCTTCAAGATGAACTGGCCCGTCCTTGCCAAACAATAACGGTATTGTTTATTACCCCTTTTTCTGTCGTTAGGTTACCATCTGATGTTCATCTCAACCTGAGGAGACGATCAAGGATCTGGGTCACTGCCGTTGGGACGGGCACTGTTGCTCATCGGAGTaggccggtgaggttgagggagggtaTGATGATCTTCCTTCTCGCCTTTGCAGTGTGCCCAAGCCCGCGCAGCAATTACTCTTTCATGACGGCAATGAAGTTGCGTCGGGGTCTTGATCTGGAAGACACTGTGACGGCGGGAAATGACTGCATACCAAGTGGTAGATGGCACAGACGTCTTGATGGCGTACACACATGCCCTTTTCCTTTGGTGACAGATGGGACTCCAGTAGAgcagaggaaggcgaggtcAGAACTAGGTCTATCCTTGCTTGCCACGCAGCATAGAAAGCGGGAAATCATCCCGTTGCTGCAGCATCTGGTGTAAGGTGAAGGACGGATGTTGCTTGATGAGGATATCCGATTCATGCGAGCTCTTCTTCCCGTCGGGATGGAAGGTCTTCTCGAAAGAAGAGATCTAGAGCGGATCGGATATCGGATTGTGTGTTCGAGATGTTCCAGATGCAGTAGAAGGAATTGGGATGTGAGATGAGAGGGAGACAGGGACAGGCTTTGATGTGGTGATCtgatgggggatgaggtgatgggtggtagtggtcaagaagatgagatgaagagatgggatggtgaggtggtttGGGAAAGGATCTGGGGGTTTCGGGAAGGGATCAGCGTAGGTTCACACACCTGTGTCTCTCTGTCTGTGTGCTGCTCTGGGCTCGTCCTTCTTGGACAAGTCCTAAGTCAGCTGACCTCACTGTCATCTCTCACACTGGCCGCAGTTTGAGGTTACGGGAGGAGTTTGTTTCTGGTGTTTTAGCCTCGGTCAACTCTCAGACGCCGGCTCAAGTTGAACTTTTCGTGAggcttttgttgttgtggcgTCTTTCTTATCGGCTATCAAGATGTCACCTCAGCctcgttgtcgttgttgtcacAAAAAGAACCAGCATCACCGCTATGGTGAGCCGTCAAGTTTGAGATAAAGTAGAGGTTATGAGAAAGCAAAATTTGGCTAAACGGCGCCCGGTGTGTTGTGGCTAGAAAGAAGACACTGCGGCTGTGTATGGTGTTGATTGAGGGTGGTCAGCTTCATGACGGGACTCGAGGACCTCGGGAAGAAACAAGGCAAAAGAAGGCGGCAGGGAGccaggaaaggggaaggcAGAGAGATATAAAGAAAACAGACTGTCACCTTGCTTTTATGTTCCAATTTCTTATGGCTAtagagggtgatgatgaccgTTGTTTTCGACTCAAGGAAGGAAGAAGGGATCAGAAAGGGGTGAAGGGATCGGCATCAACAGATGGCAATAGCAAAATAACGACCTCGAAGCCAATATCCAAGGCAAAAGACGAGAAACCTCGAATATGGCCGCGACCCGTACCTAGGGGACGGCGTGAAAGACTTCGGCAGCCagcggggaggatgggtaCTCGACCAAAAGGCTTCTCAATGACAAGACAGTCCCCGAGAGACAGATTGAAAGACGCATAACGGATACGTCACATAAGATAAACACATAGACGGAGGTCTTCCTGTTCAGAAACCAAACGGGATGAGTCGTTTACGACGAACAATTAGGAGACTCGGGCAAGGAACAGGTGACAGGACCATGGCTTCCCAGAAACCTTGGTATCGCGAAGCCAGCATATAGCCAACGCAACCACGGTCCTCACAGCCCGGTCATCGAGGGTTTTGGGCAACAAGCAGTCACTACAGAAGCGAGGCGCAGGAGCTTGGGCTTAATGTATTAGGTCGACAGCCACAATCTTCAGCCAGCCCTAGTACCCTCATCCCAACACCCTTGCGGTCAACTGGTAAGGGGATTGGAGCCGCTCACGCCCACCGCTTCCCCCCCCGGCTCACCGTGAGCACCTGTTCGATCTGAAGTAAAAGCCTTGGGTTTTGGTAGTCAATCACCTCCCCTACTCATGAGGGAGCTGACCGGGGAGCTTTTGCGACTTTCTTCTTACTGTTAATCAATCTTATTTTGGTCTTAGTTCTTGCCAAAGGTTTATGCAACGAGCAAAAGAGGGTGGGACATCAATCACTCTCCCCTAGCAAATACATAACCCAAAGATTATCTTAGGGGATGCTAACACCTAACCAACCAACGGGCCTAAACAGAGCCGCAAACACCtgcaaaacaacaacaataacaacaacaacatccaaTCTCCAATCTCCAAATTACTTACACCAACAagcaggaaaaaaaaataaaaacgAAACACgaaaaacatacaacaccagggattccccagtggtcacccacctgagtactggtCTGGCGGTCAATTGCTTaactaggggagagcggacgggatcccgtgtATTCAACTGcctatggtcgtatgtgctTACGTCCAGCATATGGTGAGCTTAAGAAGCAACATGTTTCTCTGTTCCCAGCTTCGGTTGgtgagaagggagagggaagtCTCAGGGTCTCGACAAGATGGCGCTGATTCTTAGGGAGACCTGGGGAAAACCCTTATTTATGTTCAGGTTATTTCTACCAAGGAAACCGCTCCTTCTAATCCACCGCCGGGGATGAATCGCAGCATCCTTCGAACCATATCCACGGGGATCATTCATTTTTCGAGACTGTGCTCGTCAACAGCCTACTATACCAATCCTACTTTAAGCATTCTGGAAGGATATAATCAGCTGTGGTACGATTTGCAAGGTTATGGGTGTCACGGCCATCCCAGCTTCTTGGATCCCTGTGTCAAGCTCTCAACTTCCTAGAAACCGTTCGGAATACCGCATCTTGACGCCTCCATTCTTGCCATGATCTTAGTTGATGCATTACACAATCAAACTGGCAATGGTTCAAGCAGCTATTTGACAATCCAACGTCTAGTTCCATCGTCGCTCTACATTGAAAACAACTCCTTCCTATCCAATCTCCATCATGGGAGCGATAAACTCGCCCTGAAGTCATCAATCGCCACGCTCTTCTCTCTCAGCCCGCTCTTCTTTCCGTCTACAGTCCCTGGGTGTGTCTCTCTTTCCAATGTCCAAACCTCCCGTACTCCCAAGCTTTCGAGATAGTCCAACCCTCTCACATAATTCGTCGCCACCTGCCCAATCCCGTGGCTATCGTCAGAGAACGTAAACCTGCCTCCCATCTTGATCCACTCCTCAGCAATCTCCCTCTTGGGGTACCCCTCGGCCATCCCTTTCCTCAACCCAGAAGTGTTCATCTCCAGCCACCCCCCGAACTCCTTTACCTTTTCCAGATTCCTGATTACCTTCCCCCAAACCTTTTGATTCGACTTCAACTCCCTCCCGGGATCCTCACTCATCAACCTAATCAAGTCGAAGTGCCCTACCACCTTGGGCTTCAGCGcgctcaacatctccaactgcTCGTCAAAATACTTCTCATACAGCCCCTCCTCGGTGCCACCGCAAGCCTCAACAGCTGTCCGGTAAAGCGCCTTGTCATAGTCAATCGGAATCCCAGCCGTGTGGTGCAGACTCCCAATGAAGTAATCCACCCTCGCGTCCTTGGCCAGCTCCCCTATCAGCGACCCGTACTCCTCCCCTCTGATCCACTCCCCTTCGAACCCGATGAGGATGTGGATCTTGTCTGCGTACTTCTGCTGGAGCGCGGCCGCGGTAGAGAGGTACTCCTCGTGccgggggaaaagggagtCGAGGGTGGCCTgcggggtggggaggagctCCTCGGGGTAGAGGTCCGAGACGGAGGTGCGGGGCATGTGCTCGGTCAGGCCGAGGGTTTGGTAcccgagggagatggcgtggaggatgatggactCGAGCGAGTCGACGGCGTGGCCGGGGCAGAATTGGCCCGAGTGGGAATGCATTGTGAAGGCCATTGTCTTGGTGGTTTGTAGGTTGATGAAGCAGATTCCTCAGAACAATGTGGTGAAAAGATGCTCAAACTTTGTTGTTTGAACAGAACGACACATAAAAATTAGATTTACCTCGCCTCGGcccgttggggttggcgatAGCACAAAGTGAGAGTTCAacggtgatgatgagtcaagaaaagaaaaatgccCCGCCCTGCCTTCAAGGAGTGATAGAGCAACAAGACAAGGCCAAGCAGGCCATTCAGGCCGTTGCAACACACCACGAGGCCATTCATACCCTCACTAAACTCAATTCATCTTTTCCAATGGCCCTCAAACTTGCCATCACAGCCCCGCTTATCAACAATCTTGTCTGAATCACAGTTCTTTGAAGCTTGAAGCTCCGACTGATGCTGATGCGACTCCACAGTCCACTGGGAGCAGTTGTTGCGCTGTCATTGTCCAATGGGGAGCAAGGCATTACCTCTGAAGGGGCATTGGGGAAAAACGGGTTGGGGAAGGTAATATGCATGTATCTGAAGCCAACCCAGAGGCAaaaatatactatttagTGTTTATTGAAAGTGGAAAAAGTGATCGACCATCATGGGACtcgaacccacaaccttAGCCTTGAATCTCCTTGTTAGGAGGGCTACGCGCTACCATTGCGCTAGACGGCCATCTTATTTGTTGAAAACAGTGGTGGAATAATACCATTATTACGAGGGCACTGAAAGCTTCTGTGTATAGCCCAAGGGGCAGGCAATACGAGAACAAAAACCAACTGCAGATGAGAAACTCAACAACGCATACCAAAATAGAACTACTAAGTGTTTCACTTTACTGCAACAACGATCTGAAAAGGAGCCATTCTTATTGACCGTGATTGTGCCACTGGAGAGTTTACGAAAGGTCGTACACGATGTcatcttcttttcctgccTTATAACAACAAAGCTCTCACAGTGCTCGGGCAGGGAAGTACAATCCACCAGTTCCAGCAAAGGAATTGACCAAAAGAAATGAGACTCAAGATGACCCGTACATGTCGTGATTCGATTTTCACATTTCGCTTCCTGAAAATCTTGGTGTTCGTACAATCCGCTGTCATGCGTCATACTTAGAGTGCCCCAGATTGACAGGCATCGTGTATGTATCTGAAAGTTGTTCCTCACcgggccttcttctttccctcgACTTTTgcattcccattcccattgaAAGCATCGGGCTTGAATCCCAAACAAACCGCCGTCGCATAATCCCCATCATGACTGATACTCAACAACGCCACCtgccccttcacccccacctcctcatctcctAATATTACCGCCACTGGCGGTCCCGTTACCTTCCCAAATTCTGCCCTCGGCCCCAAACCATCTACGTTCTCCAAGATATAATCCCCCTTATCCTTCCATTGCACCCGccccctcgccccctccccttcttcctcagccgtctcctccaccctcctccccaaattctcctcaccctcaaccacaatctccacccccccaaacgTGACCTTCCCTGCTGACGTCCCCGCCCGAAAAGCATGAGCCTTGATCACTGCCTCCTTCGCCGCCCACCGCCCAGCCAACCACTCCGCCAGTTTCCAaatctccccccttctttccgATCGCTGTCTCCCAAGCAGATTCTTGTGCTTTACCGGACCGACCCCGTCCCGAAACGACATGACCTTCACCGCGTTGAGGTAGACGggcagctcctccaaccgTTCCCTCTCGTTTTGCGTCAGCAGCTTCTTTGTGAACCTGTCCACATTGTTGATCACGTTGAAGGGCcgggcgagggtggggatgatgggcgTGCCCTGGtttgtggtgatgagggagtaAACTCGGGGGATCATGCAGACATCTGTCCCCAGGGTGAGACCCAACGGGAAGGGTATGACACCCTTCATCTTGGCATATCTCAGG
This genomic stretch from Podospora bellae-mahoneyi strain CBS 112042 chromosome 1 map unlocalized CBS112042p_1.2, whole genome shotgun sequence harbors:
- a CDS encoding uncharacterized protein (COG:H; EggNog:ENOG503P8E8), with translation MKGVIPFPLGLTLGTDVCMIPRVYSLITTNQGTPIIPTLARPFNVINNVDRFTKKLLTQNERERLEELPVYLNAVKVMSFRDGVGPVKHKNLLGRQRSERRGEIWKLAEWLAGRWAAKEAVIKAHAFRAGTSAGKVTFGGVEIVVEGEENLGRRVEETAEEEGEGARGRVQWKDKGDYILENVDGLGPRAEFGKVTGPPVAVILGDEEVGVKGQVALLSISHDGDYATAVCLGFKPDAFNGNGNAKVEGKKKAR
- a CDS encoding uncharacterized protein (BUSCO:EOG09263UCR; COG:E; EggNog:ENOG503NY90), whose product is MAFTMHSHSGQFCPGHAVDSLESIILHAISLGYQTLGLTEHMPRTSVSDLYPEELLPTPQATLDSLFPRHEEYLSTAAALQQKYADKIHILIGFEGEWIRGEEYGSLIGELAKDARVDYFIGSLHHTAGIPIDYDKALYRTAVEACGGTEEGLYEKYFDEQLEMLSALKPKVVGHFDLIRLMSEDPGRELKSNQKVWGKVIRNLEKVKEFGGWLEMNTSGLRKGMAEGYPKREIAEEWIKMGGRFTFSDDSHGIGQVATNYVRGLDYLESLGVREVWTLERETHPGTVDGKKSGLREKSVAIDDFRASLSLP